TGGCACGGGTGTTGAGTCAGGTCCGCCTCGGCCAGGACCACTCAACCACATACACATATGACATAACCTCACAATCAAGTAAAACTCAAGGACTCGATCTATCAGCAATCGACTCCATACCCGTATTCATATACGGGTCAAATGAGCAAGAACCACCATTGGAATGCGCGATTTGCTTAAGCATATTCGCGAGTAAGGAAGTCGGTAGGAGCTTACCAAGGTGCTCTCACGCGTTCCATGTTGAATGCATCGACATGTGGCTTTACTCCCACTCTACTTGCCCTATTTGTCGAGCAGAAGTGGAGAAAGCTGAAGTGGCAGAGTCGAAGGAAAAAGACAGAGTTGATGATCATAATGTAGttgttgatgtagaggatgaAACAGTAGCAACGGAAGAGTATTCAAGAACATTGGCTGAAATGTTGGAAGAGGTTAATGAAGAAGTTGTGAATAATGTGTTTTCATCGTTTGACTCTTCACTTAGGATGTTGCTTGCCAGGAATAGATCGGTGAACAGTGTATATGCATCATCGCCTGTCGGAACAATAAATGTAGGAACGCTTGTATGATAACTAAAGTCAGTTGTTTTGTGGTGTAGAAACTAGAAAACAGAGGAGGGAATAGCCTTCAAATCTTCAATAATTAGAGTCAATATGACTACCTGATTAAGTGATTATGGATTAgggcaaattcttatttcagacgggctaTTTCCGTTTGAAATAAGACGAACTAAATGTAGCCATTTTTTTATAAAATGTTACCATtatttcagggtaaaaaatgacaacTTTAGATATAATATCTTGTCATTAAATAGCTACATTCAATTACAAATATGGTAACATTTGATCCGTTTTATTTCAGACCGAAGCAAGACTTATTGTTTTGTCTTTAACGTGTAACTATTTTTCTCCGGCTAGTGAATGGTTTAAGAAATATAAATAGAAGTAATAAAACCACACGAGTATACCACCGTGATGCAAGTGGATCAGACGGCTTTTTGTCTGGCCGAGATGAATTACAAGTGAGATATTTAATGGTATTCTAGAAACAACCAAATAGCAAAAAAATAAAACGTATTTTGCAGACGAAAGTATTATGAATAAACTTGTATAGGATCTACATACCGAGATATAAACCTAGGTTTTTGAGTTGCACtagtttaattattattattactccgtattattactattataggGTTTATCAACTTTCTAGTTCGAGCACATTCTACAAGCATGAAATTGTTTTACTATGTAGAGAAAAATTATGTAGATACAAGTATGATAAACAAGTCTAGCAAGTCCGTATTTTCAGTTCCATAATTCTGTTCAATCAAATAGTTGCTTTCATTGGTTAATGAAACGGAAATTAACCAATGATTGTTTATATACATGCCAAAAATCGACTCTGTATGTAATCCAAAAGAGCCAAAGATTTTTGTATGAAACGGAAATTAACCAATGATTGTTTCCCGAGAAATGCAAACAAGGCTCGTTAGTCAGGCTGGTATAGCTGTAAAGCACAAATTTGTAGAAACAATCAATACAGGAACCCGACAACCGACTTCTAAAACTAGTAAACCAAAAGGTCCCCGTTTAAACCAAAGCCATCTCTTAGAAATCTTATAAAATGGCAAAAACAGCACTAATTTGCACACCAATGTCCTCGAAATGTCGAGAGAATACCCGAGCCACAAGAGAAAACTACATCAAAGGCAATCAAGAAGACATAATCATTTTGAGGACTGCCATATATTGATAATGACAAATGCTTTGCAATCTCAAATCTGTCATTCGGTAACCATGGACAAAGAGACATCATGTTAAGGTATTTACCAAATAATCGACACAAAAATTTTGTACGCTTCCAAAACTTTGAACCATGACCGCCGTAAGAGAAGATAGCAGTAAGCTGGTTGTATGTCCATTTTCGCTTACAAAACTTTGAACCATGACCGTTGTGAGAAAAGATAGCAGTAAGCGCAAACTTCGGGAAAAAAAAAAGCCGAGATTTTAGCCATCGCTTGTTAGTTTGCAGCAATGCAACCCCACCAACAATGTAGACTCAAATCTGAGGAGGAAAAAATAGAATTATTAAAAAGATTTGCAAGTTGACAGATCAATCTTCTAATATGCTTAAAGAAAAGTAAAATCTCAATGTGAGCTTGTACTGTTTAGTTTGGGGCTTACAGGAAAGGGAATGAAATTTTCCTATTTCCTTTGTTGATGTTCGCTTGCACCCTTTTTCATTAACTTTGTCTGGAATGGATTTACTACCTCTCATAACCCCGATTCTATTACCACCTTCTCACGGCCCAAAGGAATGAAATTTTCATGGGTTGATATGCCGATATTGGTGTTGGGGAGTAGAAGTGAGGATTTCAACAGGAAATGAAATAGAGGTAAGTAGCTGGGCCACCAACCGCCGGCAAGCTTGACGGACCCCTCCGTCAAGCATGGTGGTCAAGGTGGGCATCATCGGTGGTGGTCCAGGGTGTTGACAGTGGTTTTAGTGGTTGATGGGTTCGAGTCAATTTGATTTCATTCCGTTTCCTAAGTCACAACCCAGCACGTGAGGGAATGAAGGGTGACCCTAGTGATTTCCCTTTGTAACTCTTGATTTCAGTTCATTTCCTTTCGCCCTTACAAACCAAAACAGTTTCATGATGCACTTTATTTTTTAGATAGCAGATTTGTAAAAGCACAAAACAAACCCAAACAAGAAGAAGATTATCTCAATGTCACAATTCGAAAAAACATTCATTGTCAAACGCACCATAATGTTGAAACTAGTTCATCAAACACTAAGGCAAGTAGTTTCCAACAGAGATATTTACTATATCATATCAGCTAACCTAATCAGATTCACTCTcatcgatttttttttttggaaagcaAAAGGGCAATAGGCACAGTAAAGGGAAAAATTCATTAATCACGAAAAAACCAAATAACTGTTATCACGGAAACTATAGAGCTGTAACAAAAATGTAGAAAATCACCTGGTCTAGAGAAGTTAGCACGTCTTCGAGATTCAGGTAATTCTTGTCACACTTGCACCGAAACGAAAATGTGGTTCCAACTATCTCTAACATTGTGTCAGGTCCAAAGTTGAATGCAAATCACTTCTTcacataatcaaaataaatctcCATGTGATCTTCCATGCACCGCGCCCACATACCACAAACAAAGCAAAAGCTTCGCTTAGTTGTAGGTTCCAAAAACCCAGTTCTCCAAAAAATCTCATGGAAACTAGTAGCCAGTAATACTCTTCTTGTACAAGGCCATTCTGTGGAACGTGATGTTCATGTGTCTCCATCTATCGAGGCTAGCTCACAGGCAAAGAGTAATAAAACAGATTTACATCCCAAAGCTCCTGTTGTATATATCCCCTGAATTTGTCATTTGGAATTTAGAATTATCATACCCACCATATAACTTGTCCAATCCCACTCGGTCATTTCTAAGCAGCTCTGCGATACCCATATCATTTGGGGATTGTAATTCACTCCATCCATCCCATTGACCATTCGAGATTACCGTGTTCCTTGGTTGTTGGAGTGAAAATTGTGAGGAAGCATGATTGGCTTGTGAATGCTCCATATGTTGAGAGGTAAAACCATAAGCATTATTTGGAGGGGAGAAGTTATCTCTAACATCATTATACCTAAGATTCTGTGACGGGGAATGAGATCTTTGCATTAACTGATATCTCAACTCGTTTTCAAACCCAGGAGCTGGTACATGGAAATTTTGCCTCATATCAATGCCTGAGCTGTGAGGTCCAGTTGGAAGCCTCCCTTTCCCAACTGCCAGAATAGCAGGATCCATAAATTCAAAATCATTGGTACTTGTATTTCCACTAGGAGATGCCTGATAAGGATTTCTCAAGAACGGTGATGTTTCTTGAAACTGATTTCCTGCAAAGAGAAACCCAAAAATGATATTCTATATAGAAATGATATAATTCGATAGAGAAGGCCAAAGGAGTCGGAAGAAACTGACCAGACTTTAGAAAGTCAAAACTTTGATCAATTCTCTCGTGTGAAGTAAAGCCAGGAGGTGGTGGTCTACTTGGAGACGTGAAGCCCGGAGGAGCAGAAACCTGAGATCTTGACACTGAATTCAAGAGCAGGAACAATTGTCAGTTCGTTTTACATAACACAGGCTAACCAGCGATTCAAGTCAATTGTTTCATTAAAGCAACCCGTCTTAATGCAAAAAACATGAATAAAACAGACACTGCACCaagattacataaaacaaactgATTGATACGCACCAGGGAGTTTACTGGATGGAAGAGCAGAATGACCGCCAAAATAATTATCTGCTAGCTCCGTATTACGATGATGAAATCCAAACCCGTTGCCATGTCTATCCAAATATGGGTCTCTATTTTCTACAAACCCTTGGCCATAAGAGGGATTGTTTGCGGTGTGGTTGATGTTGCCAAGTGTAGGCTCTATACCAAATATATGATTGTTTGAGTCTTCCTGCCTCGCAAAGGAAAATCTGGACTGATTGCTAACTTGACTTTTCCAAGAGTTGGGCGACTTTAAGGAGCCCTCCTGTTTATCATTTTCACTGAGCAACTTGGCAAGATTCTGAGATGTCATAGAGTCACCCCAAGAATCAAGGTCCAACGACAAAATATTAGATATTATGTGGCTCTCTCCCATGTCTAAAGGAGGCCGTTCAACATGGGCAGTCCCACCATTGAATGGTCCGAAATGATGTCCCTGAATGCCATTTACCCAAGAATTACTCTGGCCAGGAGCATGGTTCATAATATGCTCCATGAATCCATTAGATGAGACCGATGTACTCTGGCCAGAAGCATGATTCATAAGATGCTCAAATAATCCATTAGATGAGACCGATGTACTAGGAAGATGTACTCCGAAACCTTCAGCAGATGCTTTATGTACAATTGGAGGATTCACAGCATAATTGCCTGTGATATCCGCACCCACTTGTGGCTGTAAAGGAACCCTAAAATTACTTAAAATATGAAGCGGGGATGATGCTGGCAAGGGTGCCTGACTGACAATAGCATCTCTAAGTCTCTGGTTATCGAAATCATCTTCTGTTTCAGAAGTGAGAGTTTGCCTTGTGAGACTAGTTTTCTCAGGTTCATGCCACTGTAAATCGTGATCCCTGTGTAACATTGAAGTATCTCCAGTCGAGCAATCAGGCCTATAAACCTCTGAGTATTCATTATTTGATTGTTTATCAATACTCAAAGACGATACCGCGACAGTAAGTTCCTTTGTATGTACGTCAGCAGTAGACCTATCTCCCTCGTGTTCAGGTCCCTCATCAATAGAATTTCTAATATCTAGAGGCATACTATTTTTCCTTTCATTAGCTGGCAATGAAGCTGGCATCTGGCTTGTTGACTTCGCGTCTAGAGCTTCTGAACATGTAGTAGATGCCTCCGCAATACTTGCATGAGATTTTGCACCTGAATGATGCTTAACAGTACTTGAAGCTTCTATTTTACTTTTGGATTGCTTTGCCTGAGTTTCTTCACTTAATACATGCCTCTTACCTACACTATTAGGCACACTAGAAGTTTCTGCAGTACCAGAAACAACTGGTGCAACCACAGTCGGCCTATGCGTTTGTTCAGCACTCTGTTTGGTGGGCCCATTTGAAGAAGCTAAGCTCCCGGTAGGTGGATTGTGATTGGATGCACGTGTTCCCCTGATACATAGAAACTTAGAAAAAACAGTACTAGCAACTTAAAATACAAACTAAAATCCGAATAAAGATCCTCTTCAAATCAATTCATTCTTCCAGAAAGTGGCATTAACTGCTAACTCAAATTTGTGCACAATTTATGCTTACCATGAAGCAGCAGGGGGAAGACCACCAGATCTACCAGAACTGCTAGAAGGGGGTGAAACTCTTGTACTGCTTACTGAATTCTGCAAACCATTCAACCAACCAATCATTCGAGATTACTTACAGTCAAACATGAACCTCAAAACATATGCAGACTTTTCATTAAATATAGCAGATAATATACTCTGTAATACTGCCACTTAACCATACAAATCTTGGCTAAAATTAAATTATAAGCTCCAAATAACAACCATTAAATAAACACAACACCTTACAACATAAGACGTTCTAAAAAGGGCCTTCATAACAAATGACAAATCTCCAAGAGACCAAGTCACAATCAAAGGAAaacagaacataaatcaaaggtAATGCTAAACAATCAGACTATCAGAGTGATGTGTAGAGAGGGAAATCAAACTCTTACATTTGAAGAACTTTTGACCACAGGATTCCCTATCACAGTAGAGCTATTAAGGCAATATCCATCAGCTGGAGCAGGCAAAACATTTCCTGAACGCCGCTGCACGTTATTACTAATTCCAGTAATTTCCTGAACTCTGCTCATTATTGGTAGATTTAACAAGAAAATGGGTCAGAGATATTTAACATTGGTGCCAAGAACACTACATGTCCCTATAACAAGGCCTCAAAAACATCTACAAATATCAAAGTGGGCCAAATGGCAAACAAGTGTTTTACACAAACAAAAATGTTCATCAATAAATCCGAGGTAAGATTTCCCCCTTATTGCTCTAGGTACAATTGTAACATAAACTAGAACTCATGATACATCCAATAAGCCACCACAAGTACAGAGGCAAAATGTAAGATGCACTCCCCAGAAAACTTAGTTACATGAGCTCAAGCAGAAACGATAAATCCAACAAAAAAGGCAAATCATTAATTTACCTCCGAAAGCTTAAAAAGAAAACGCAGACAAAAAAGAGTTCAAACCACCACTGCCCCATCTTTTACGACATCAATTGGGACAGAAGTAAAATGATCTGAATGAACAGCTACATTGAATGAAGACCGAATTATATGATACCCTAGTAAAAATAGAGGACTGACTTGTGTTTGAACAAATTACTCAATGTCCTGCACCAATACCTTTAATAGTTTTATCGTAAAACTAAAGCCATAAAAGTACCGATTGGGATATTTTACATTACCTTGAGTATGCCGTGCATATTTCATCTTTGATGAAGCTATCCTGCTGTGAACCAATCTCATGCAAGTACAAACAATCAGGATTTGTGCATGGCtggaaaaataagaaaaacattGTGTTAATTTCATAAACAACATTTTTATCCGCTAATTCACATTATACGTAAGCAGATGTCGTACCACATTTCTCAGCCATGCATGACAGTATTTTGTGGTTCCAAAACATGCCCTATAAAACAAAATTATAGTCATCAAAAGAACAGACCAAATGGGTCAATAAACAACGATACTGTTTCTAAATCCTCTCAATAAACACCATACCTTAACTGTCTGCCATCCAATATGAATCCATGAACTGACTGAATGCAACGGTATGCTTCATCTTCTCTTCCATATGTTATATATCTAAAAGCCAAAAAGAAGAACATGTTTTCACTTTCTTCAATGTATACATTTGTGTATATTAAAAAATGACCGCTAATGTCATATTTTCAGACACATTGGGGGTGAACAAAACTTTAGTAGACACGCCTCCATCAATGTTAAATGACCCCGCCCATAATGAAACACCGATCGTACAATTCTacaatccaaaaaattgaaaacgATCCAAATAGTCGTAGGATCTATGATCGTTCTAAAATCATGTAGGATCGCATAGGAACGTGCAGGGTTGTGTAGGATCGTAAAAGGCTTATTTGTGTTCTAATTTTGTAAGGTGGTTGTTCTTCTATACTTCAAGATTCTAAATTAAACGTGCATGtataatattaatatgattattaaGATTTTCATGTCATTAAATAGACTTTTAACATTATATTGTACAAATTATACCAAAGTTTTTAAGTAAATTTGTTCATCTAAGCTATTTTGAGGATCTAACGATCCTCGATTCGATCCTAGGATCCGACCCTACCAATCCATCTTTGATCCAAAGTAGGATCATGATCCTGACAACCTTGCCTGTTTATTCCAGGTTACATGGGTGGACTTCTAGCAAGACCAACAAAACAGCTAGACACATCTTATATATTTCGATTTCATCTTAACCTaacagaaaaatgaaaaaagaaggaTTAACTAGAGATAATTGATTGAACCGAGAACAATAAAGGCCGGACATTTTAACTGTAATTTTAAGGTAAAATTTGACTTACACACTACAAGTATTGTTTGGAAACTGTTGGATGGTGCCAGCAGAAGTGCGGGATATTGACACCTTTAAGACCTTCCCATACTGGCCAAAATAATCTTTACTCTGCAGAAGCTGCTCACAAAATTTAAAAGGGATAACAACAATGAGAATCATATAAGAATACGGACATAAAAAAGAGGAAAGATTCAGCAGAGGAGCAATGACAGATACGAGAGAAAATGATGCTGAGAGGACATCAAGGGAGCACTCACATCTTCATCAGCAAGATCGAGAGGCAAACCCACAATGTAGACAAGATTCCTCTGAATAACACGAACACTAGTAAGCTGTTTTCTGTTGTCAGATGTTTTAGACTTGGCTTTTTGAGATTTGTGCTTTTTTTCCATACTAACTTCCGCTGCCAACCTGTTGAcaaaaaaaatattgaaaaacGCAAGTAAAACTATGAAAAATTGAAGCATTCATTTATACTAGAAGGGATAGGGAGAGTACTCAAAGTAGTTAATAGAAGACAGAAACAAATGTATAATAGTTAGTAGGTTGCAAAACATGATCTCACAAAACTGAGGCAAAGAATAACCTTTCACAATTAGCAGCTGTTCCAACAATTCTTTCCTTATCATATGGAGTGCGACAAGCAGGACACCTTCCTTCTGTCTCATCCTTCTCTGCCATTTCCATAATGTGATGCCAGCACCAAACACAAACCTGAATGGCAGACTTATTAGCGAATTGCATTTTCAGTAAAACGTTAAGAGCACATGTCAAAGGCCCATGCAACAGCTCAACTACAATGGTTAACTGCACAATAGGCgtgtctaaaaacattattcaGAACAGTTCAGAAACACAACTTGAGCAGCATAAAGTACTTAATACGGAGTATCATATTACCATAGTGCACAAGAGCTCCCGCACATGACATGGTAAACGGTATCAGAATAGGATGCATGTAGCTTTACATTGTGTCGACAAAAGGAAAGGCTTCTGGATGACCAATAAAATGTACAGTATGCACCCAAAAATAAGAAAACTTCCTAAATCAAATTGGCAACCAAAAATGTGAAGGATTGAAAGGACAAAAGTCAATTTATGGAAGGAGAATAAGCAGTAAAAACAGAAGCCTTTTAGGACAAAGGACAAAAGTAAGCATCGATCATAAATCAATTTTAGTCCGCTAACATGAGTCTACTTTTCAAACCATGATGACAGGTAATTGATTAAAAAATTGCGTACTCTCTGAGTCTAGAATCTGAATTTGTAGACAACCAAATTTTAAATTGCGTCACAAATTGTGTTGATCAACTGCAAGTTGAATACATCACACACTTCACAGTAATGAGCATAGACAACTAGCTAGCCATTTTATTAATAAGAAACGAAATGAGCAGTTATGCACGACTAAAACAGACACTTGTTGCATGACGAAAGTTGAATAATTATCCATCCTTAAAACTCCGTAAGCTCAGCTATAAGGTAATTACGTCATTCACTCTATTCAAGGATAATACACAGACGACAGTCGGAGATAAAAGCTAAGATCAAAGTAATGTGTGGGCAGGTCATTAAATCAAAATCcttagaacaaaaaaaaaataaaggctAATTTCAAGTTCAACGGAAAGGTAGCAAGCTCAACCTCATAGCCACATCTGCACGGCTTCAACTGCTGATCAGTCAAATCCATCTCCTCAGCGCAAAGAGGACAAGTCTTCTCCCCCTCGTCACTCATGGTCGCTCCTTGAAAAATCTGATACAACAAAACAATTACTACTGAAATCAAAATACAAATCTTAGCGGCGTATACTCATACCCAAGATTAACACACTTCACAGTTAACTGCAGATTCATAAACCAAACCAAAAATCAGCACAACTCCAAACTCAAACATCAAGGAGCCGCAATAAAGTGATTTTTCTCTATTACACTGATTTGTATAGATTCACACCGTCAGACCTAAGGACTCAAGTATCAACAGAATTTTAGGTTACACACGGTTAACGCAATCCACTGaccaaaatccataaaaataaaaatcacatttaaaaGAAGATTCATAGACAGGCAAAAATCAACACAAATCGAACTCAAAGGTCGAGGAGTGGCATTATACACTGTTTTTTTCTCTACTACACTGAATTGCATATAATTACATAGTTTATGTAAGACCTAACGACTCTATCGACAAGTTATAGAGTAACAATTTGTTGACAAAGTTTTAGCTTATACACAGATACATCAATCAAGAAGTCAAAATTCATCAAACAATTCACATTTAATTGCAGATTCGTAAAACAGGCCAAAATCCAAACAACTCTGAACTCAAACGGCAAAGAGCCGCCATATACACTGAATTTCTCTCCATTAGACTGAATTACATACATTCAAATCG
The Silene latifolia isolate original U9 population chromosome 11, ASM4854445v1, whole genome shotgun sequence genome window above contains:
- the LOC141611021 gene encoding uncharacterized protein LOC141611021; the protein is MSDEGEKTCPLCAEEMDLTDQQLKPCRCGYEVCVWCWHHIMEMAEKDETEGRCPACRTPYDKERIVGTAANCERLAAEVSMEKKHKSQKAKSKTSDNRKQLTSVRVIQRNLVYIVGLPLDLADEDLLQSKDYFGQYGKVLKVSISRTSAGTIQQFPNNTCSVYITYGREDEAYRCIQSVHGFILDGRQLRACFGTTKYCHAWLRNVPCTNPDCLYLHEIGSQQDSFIKDEICTAYSRVQEITGISNNVQRRSGNVLPAPADGYCLNSSTVIGNPVVKSSSNNSVSSTRVSPPSSSSGRSGGLPPAASWGTRASNHNPPTGSLASSNGPTKQSAEQTHRPTVVAPVVSGTAETSSVPNSVGKRHVLSEETQAKQSKSKIEASSTVKHHSGAKSHASIAEASTTCSEALDAKSTSQMPASLPANERKNSMPLDIRNSIDEGPEHEGDRSTADVHTKELTVAVSSLSIDKQSNNEYSEVYRPDCSTGDTSMLHRDHDLQWHEPEKTSLTRQTLTSETEDDFDNQRLRDAIVSQAPLPASSPLHILSNFRVPLQPQVGADITGNYAVNPPIVHKASAEGFGVHLPSTSVSSNGLFEHLMNHASGQSTSVSSNGFMEHIMNHAPGQSNSWVNGIQGHHFGPFNGGTAHVERPPLDMGESHIISNILSLDLDSWGDSMTSQNLAKLLSENDKQEGSLKSPNSWKSQVSNQSRFSFARQEDSNNHIFGIEPTLGNINHTANNPSYGQGFVENRDPYLDRHGNGFGFHHRNTELADNYFGGHSALPSSKLPVSRSQVSAPPGFTSPSRPPPPGFTSHERIDQSFDFLKSGNQFQETSPFLRNPYQASPSGNTSTNDFEFMDPAILAVGKGRLPTGPHSSGIDMRQNFHVPAPGFENELRYQLMQRSHSPSQNLRYNDVRDNFSPPNNAYGFTSQHMEHSQANHASSQFSLQQPRNTVISNGQWDGWSELQSPNDMGIAELLRNDRVGLDKLYGGYDNSKFQMTNSGDIYNRSFGM